A stretch of DNA from Paramisgurnus dabryanus chromosome 19, PD_genome_1.1, whole genome shotgun sequence:
GGTCATGGTAACGTTCTGTTGTAtcatttttacaatttgttttgAAATACATTAAACATACCTGCACTCGAAAGGAGATTTATGATCTTCAGATGATACAGAAGAGTTACTAACAGTTGCTGATCCGCTGGTTAGCAGTGTCGTAATACCACTAAAATGAGATGAGTATTTGTTTCTTGTGGTTGGATAAGTTGAGGAATCTATTGTAGTGGGAAGCTGCTTTGGTGATGCTGTGGATATTTTCTCATTTTCATCTGAACTACTTTCAGGTAATTTTGATGTTACTCCTGAATTATGACGGTTTACATTAGTAAATGTTGATGGATTAATAGTAAATGATTTTGTTGGACTGTAGGATGACCATGGTATCATAGTAGATGTGGAGGGTCctgcaaataataaaatgtttgtcaTTATAAATTAGAATAAATCTGTTTGATTGTAATGTAGACTATAAAGATGATGCGTTACATTTCTGTTCATTTTTTGCTTAtaatatttttgcttataacaaCAGTAAATTGACCAAGTAGGTTGATTTTACCCAAACATACAAACATTCtgtgcacagttttttttttaatcataagaTCACAAAATAAGTTCAACCAATGGACTTTAAAGTAGAAGTGTCTGTTTGTCTGAGCAGTTAAGCTACTTTGCAATTATTTTTGGCaattttattgttattactttatttaaaattagtttttttatttacttttaagaggtagttcattcaaaaatgaaatttctgtcatcattatccccatgttgttctaaatctgtatgaatttcttttttctgatgaacatatTTATaagataaatgatggtaagcacacagctgattgtaactattgacttccatagtaggaaaaacaaatccaATGTAAgttgggtaccgtcaactgtgcgcttaccataatttatcaaaatatcttcttcattattattacaatacttccacactgcaaaaaatgactcttacttagtatttttgtcttgttttcagtagaaatatctaaacattcttaaattaagatgttttttttcgATGAGCATAAcaacctaggaaaataagtctagtttaaaaaatatatatatatatataatttaagtgaatttgtgcttaaaacaagcaaaaatatctgccaatggggtgagaaaaaaattgaaatataagatttctttttttttaaacacttaatttgagcaaagttttctcaccccattggcagataattttgcttgttttaagcacaaattcacttaaattgtatagtttttgtcttcaaactagacttattttcttaggtcaatattgctcattaagaaaatacatcttgatttaagaatttttagatatttctactgaaaacaagacaaaaatattaagttagaaagtcatttatgtgtttacactgcaaaaaatgattttcaagaaaaaaaaattcttttgtcttgttttcagtaaaaatattaagatgctttttcttgatgagcaaaacaacccaagaaaaaaaatctagttttaagaccaaaattatcaaatttaagtgattttgtgcataaaacaagaaaaaaatctgctaatggggtaagcaaaaaaatcttttaattcaagaaaaattcaagaaaaatttgcttaccccattggcagattttttgcttgttttatgcacaacattttaacttatttttttgggtcgttttgctcatcaagaaaaagcatcttaatttaagaatttttagatatttttactgaaaacaagacaaaaatactaagaatttattttcttgaaaaaattTGCAGTGTACTACAGTATGGAAGTCAATTgttacaatttattaaaatattttctttttttggttttttGTGATGCTACTGGTTCAGAAATTAAACACTTCACCTCCGCCACATCTATCTATTGTTATTTTAATActataaaaagtatttttcattttagtttttgaTTGGTCTATACATGATTCACTAGAATTTACCTGTGTTGGTTGCACTGGATTGCTCTGAAGTAACATTAATATGAACTGGAGCCTGAAGCCCACCAGCCATACACCAGTACCAACCCACATCTGCCTTCTTCAGACCTGTCAGTGTCACCCGAAAAACTCCATCATTTGTATCATTTATCTGTACAGCTGCATCAGGGGAAGACTTTAAATCCTGAGCCGTTTGACAGGAGTGTAAATCTCCACTTTTGCACCACTTCTTCTCACTACCTTTAAGTTTTTCGCTGTAGATACACTCAACTGTAATATTGCCTCCTTTTTCACTCGAGACCATATTGCTGGCCACTGACAGATCTGGAATACCTGAAAGCAATAATAAATCATTGTAATGGATTAGAAACCATTTCATTGTATTATTATGAGCACTGTCtacattattaatttttttattaaattacacTGAAGACTTCTGCGTCTACAGTACATTATTTACCCTCAGTGACGGTAAGATCTAGAGATGCTTTAATGTCTGCACGGAGGAGACCTACAATCTTCACTGCACACCAGTAACGGTTTGAATCACTGGTGCGGAGGTTGGTCATTGTCATGGTCATTACCAGTTCATCTGGGTCGTTGTGAAAGCTGATGCCTGGTTGCTTCTCCTTTTGGTTGGTGGGTCGTAATGTCATGCAAGTTGACCAGTTCCTTCCTTTGCACCAGTATTTAGGGTGCTCCTTGTAAAGAAGATGGTAGTGACAGGGAATAGTGACGAAGCCCCCGGTTTTAGCCATTATCTTGCTTACTGTCCATAAGCAGCTGGTACCTGTAGGTCAAAAATCTCTTTATATTCTCTAAAGAGAAACTTCTACTCATGGACTGTAGATGTAAGAAACACTATATACTGTAATATATACAATGTACTATTACATGAggatataaaagcacaaatatatatttagagGAAAATAAAGATAAGGATGTTTAGCAATTTTTGCTCAATTGTAACATCAGAGTAACAAAAATGTACTGGTTATCAAACTTTTTTGCATATGGCCCTCCTTGTGAACGGTGCCCCCATTTGTGCCCTTTGTGGCCCCCCCAAACGAAAATATATGgcataaaacattgtaaaacatGAAATTTGATTTAAACTAACTTTAAACCTTTaaaccttattttttttaaggtttatataatataatataatataatataatataatattaaggTAAATACTTCCATGAAATACTCCCACTGGTAACATTAAAATTACATAACTGTATATTTGTGTAGTCTTACTTTATTTGCTTCTGTTTTAATACTAAATGATTACATAAAAAAGATATATTGCAGTAATGATAAAAAGGAACTGAAATCAGATTTTGATTTATGTTAATGTAGCCGACAGCTGCATATAGTTCGCTTTCTCTGTAGTAACTTAAAATATGCAGCTTAGCCGGCTAAATCATGGATAAAACCAGCTGGATATAAATCAAAGCCAAAAGATGGATATAACCATGACGTCATTAACCATTCGGGTTGGATTTATCTATGTAACTGTTTGAGGCACTACTATTATTAGCAACCAGATCGACAAACTTAGGTTTCTGTTGTTGTTTCTCATGCAGCATCTAGTCAGCAAAATATTTACTATAATGATATGACACAATGGACGTAACCTGAAATGAACCCGGCATGGATTTTTGCCGATAGCGATTGCTCCACTAATGAACTATTGGTGCCGATTAATCGGCAAAACCGATTAATCAGTCTACCTCTAGTATCAACTTTGTTATTGTAAAACTTTTTATTGCTGTAAAAaatgctgtagttatgcagctgtttgccagtaacttactgtagatttaaatatgtgttatttactagcaataaaactaaaataacagcctcatgcaaagcattctgggaaccagaaatccttaTCAAcctttcattatttttttccttcagattttggttcccagaatgctttgcataaggctgttattttagttttcatCTATAAAGGtgtttaattttcttttaactttgaacaacctgttgccagtaaataactgtaaatctacagtactggcaaacagctgccatTAATTTCTATGAAAATTTTTAACAGTACATTTTATGCCATGTGTTTTCCCACCGATCACAAATGTGCCATCAGCATGTTTACTCATTCCAACAAAACTGAATAATTGATTTCAAATATTACTAATAAACACCTTAAAGATAATGTgtattcaaaatctttgtcaTATCTTTATGTAAACATACTTTTATAATCttttagtttttgtgtttgGATACAGCCACCATCTTCTCATCAGATTGCTCTGGTCATGTTACAATTTGTACTATCCATGAGAAACTttacatatttaatttattattttcatatttacaggaaataaagtaaaacaataTTCAATAACATAAGTGCAACCCTTCTTTAGGTGGGATGTGAccctgcttaaaaaaaaactaaaggtTTATGGTTTTCTTCATTAAATCAttctttgatatctttaatattgactgagtaaggtcatgtcaaagattaaaatcaatgtgaaatcatcAATCCAAACCTTGAGACTTTAGCCAGGATTTCTCAGATAAAGTATATAACTTTGACACCTGCCACCTAAATTGATTAATCTTTTTTTGACTGTTTGCCTTTAACTTCTATAGCTGTGTTATAAAAGTATGTATTTGCTATAATGTTTACCCAGTTATGTGCAAACGGTTACTTTTTGCCCACTCAGTATATACAAACTGATGTATTGGAAAATATACAATgtatttaaagtatattttttaagcAACAACATGAACCATTTTGCTCTAGCTTAATGTTACAACTTTTCATGACTTTTTTATAAGAGGACTTACCTTGAATTTCTAAGAGGAGCACCAGGATGATACCAAGCAGAAATGCCATCTATACAGAATAAAACTGACACACAACTGTCTGTGATTGACTATCCATCTTCAGATTTTGAAAAAAAGTCTAACCTTACGCATGTACGCCTTTACTTCCCCTTAAGTTATTGCATTGTGAATTTCAACATTTCCTGCTTAGCTTGCAATTCGTATTTCCTTTCATCCTTCCGTTTAATAGtgtcaaaaaaaatctgaatatcACTGTTATAGCAATTCAAGTAgcctaaataaaataaaaatattctgATTTTCATAACATTTATCAAAAGacatttttattgtaaattgCTGTTTTATTCATTCTACAAGacaattttgtgaaaatataaccttgatatctttaatattgactgagtaagatcatgtcaaatattaaaatcattgtGAAATAAATgagtgaaataaaaaatatttttccattCTTTCATCACAACATGTTGGCCTACCAAGAGCTGCAGGGTATTTCCTAGACTGCATTTCCAAGTATTTTTGgccaataataaaaacaacgTTGTAAACATGAGCTTAGGCATGTGCTAGTACATACATACCCCACCCCACGCAAGTGCTTTACAACAGCTGGTCTTCTCTCCTTTCACTAGATGACGCTGTTCAACCCATTTGCGTCTCtttgtttgtcttgttttgtaACAGAAATTTGAAGTACATTGTAGGTAAACAGATCTGTGATGTAGGCCTACTTCATTTTAATTATGCAATTATTTGCTATCTAATTCACCTAAAATGACTGTCATAAGCTGCCAAGTAGGAAGTAAAGAAGCTATAGGGGAGAagatagcagaataaaaaaaggaaaggTGTATTATAGTAATAAGAAATGTTTAGCAGCATTAAACATTttagatgtaaaataaaaaatctgtgtACTTTTATCTTTGTCCTCTAGAGGGCagccgagacgttttcatgtagtgtctgcatgtttatttcattcatgtttattttttgcatgtatATATTATTTACACATATTAAACGTCACTCCAGTCTTTCACTCCTGAATGGCCTCTCAAATAAAAGTGGATTATTACATAATCTGATTTTCCTCTTGCCCTTTCCAAATGGAACTGTCATACACTGATGACTATTAAGTGTTCAGTTTCAAATTCTGTTAAATACTATTTTTATAAAAGACATAGTGTTTTCCATTTATATAACTAATAAATAGGGCACACctcacctcttggcattaattTTATGTACCCGCTTTTGCCATCATGTAAATATATAACGGGGACGTCATCGTCATCTTAATAAGAACGTCATATCTGACGTAGTATGTATGGCACTTTGCATACTTTTTTGCATAGCAAGCatatttctaaatgtatttaGATTTATACAAGTCTATTTCTATTTCAATATTTGTAATGCCTAACATTTAGTGTTTTCTTACCTGTTTGTGTAGAAATTATTTATTCAGATACATTTATCGTTGTAATGtataaaaaacaacattgcaATCGTCTACAATGCATCCAACTTTGATGGGTAAGTGATTTTTACAGCTACTTTATGATATTGTTTACCTTGTGATTGACATACAAACACATTACGTAAATACAAGTTAAGGTacataacaaaacattttaaacttgtTGATCTTGAGAGAGGAACCGCGCCCCCGTATCTCCTCTCTAATTGGTCGATTTCTGTATCGACGTAGCAATGTAGGCGTGTCACTGTCTATGAAAGCACACTTAAGACAGTTGTCAACAAGACTCGAGGAAAATCTTATAGCTTACCTGTTACATCTTTGCTTTGTGTTAAATTTGATTTAATCCTTTGGATTTTGTCTTTCACGATGAAGTTTGTAAggtttatgatgagaaatgctGCCATGTTAAATGTGCCGAAGCACATCGATTTCTACGCAAAGTTTTCTCCATCACCACTTTCAATGAAGCAATTTTTGGATTTCGGTgagtttaaaatgtattcaaaaaTATGTTTGGGTTTAACATTGTTATAGATGCTGTATTAGGCCTATGTGAGTGCATTGCAACAGAGctgctttttatttttgttacatTAATTTAGATTTGCACTTTCCAGCATTGATTATgtggtaaaaatgtaaatttgcgctttaaacacatttattggGTGGTTATGACATAAGTAGGCTATATGATGTTGGTGTTAGCTAGTTTCAGACGATGCTTATTGTCTCTGCAGGATCCACCAATGCTTGTGAGAAAACATCGTTTGCTTTTCTAAGACAAGAGCTCCCGGTGAGACTTTGCAATAGTTTAAAGGAGATCAACCTTTTACCAGACCCTTTAATCATGACCCCATCTGTTCAGCTGGTTCATAGCTGGTAAGTTTGTGCTTTGAGAGACTACTATTAGTTTAACTTTTAAACGGTCCTCGTGCATGCTTTGTCTGTATTCCTTGGGTTTATATGctcaaacaaatgcaaatacgGGCTTGTATTCAGTAATTATACAGTCTGAAACTGTAACCTAAAGATGTATTTTATGCGTGCATTATAATTTTATGGCCACGCCTCCGGACCGAAGTGTGAACTTTGTTCCAGTGCAAGCGCAGCGATAAACTTTATCCGGTTTCCGTTACAGCTCacattttaggaaattattaaACAATCCGTGCATTACTCAACAATACTATCAAACTACATTAATACTTAATTTCCATGTTAGTTTATTGGGCAAAATCAGCAGCTCGCATTCTAAGACAAAAACAAACTAAATCTCTTATTGGTTATTTAATGCTCACCATTtgtacatacatttttcatGGTCAGATGCCGATCACTTTTCTCATTGAACATAGTCGAGTTGTTTACTAGGTTTGCAGACGGTATGGTGCGGTTAGAAAAACCGAAAGTGAAATGTGAGAAGCTGACTGACGCGCGCGCTTGTTTTCGAGTACTGAATGGGAACACTGCGTTCCTGCACGCTTTCGCGGAACCGATGTACAGTAATGTACAGTATAGAAATGAACAGAGCTGAAAAGCATAAAgcaacttttaaaaatcaaGTAAGTACACGTAGCTAATATTTAAGGAATTCACCCAAGAAAATTGTATCCACTATTTTTCTGGAAAGCTGTTTTGAAACTTTAAAATGCGTATTTAAGAAATTTAACCATTGCTATATTACAGTAAAACTGTTAACATTTGTATAACCGCAGTTGCACAACAAATCATGCTATATGGTTTAATATAAACTCTGTTTACTATAATAAAGCcacagtaaaaccatggttcataAGGATCTAACTTGATCATAAACAACCAGTAGGTTAGCCAAGTGTGtgcaatattttaagtttacATTAGATGACAACATACATGTATTTGTTTTCataattttttgcttacccttACAGGTTTGCTCAAAGTCTAATGGAGATCCTTGAATTCCAAAATGAAAACCCAGATGACCCAAGAGTACTTGAAGAGTAAGATCTTTATCCGACACATCCAACACGAATATCCAATTGCAAAATATTATGAAAACAATCAAACGACAACAGCCGGATTAATAgagttgtttgtttgttccctAAGGTTCGTGGAAGTTCTTAAGAGCATTAGGAACAAACACAATGATGTGGTGCCCACCATGGCCCAAGGCGTCATCGAGTATAGAGATGCATTTGGTGCCGACTGTGCCACAAGTCAGAACATTCAGTACTTTCTGGACCGCTTCTACATGAACCGAATTTCCATTCGCATGCTTATTAACCAGCATAGTAAGTTTGAAATGGGTAGCATACTGTAGTAGAGTTATTGATaaactcttaaagggatagatcacccaaaaataaaaattctgtttcAAGTTGTTACAActgatataaatgtatttgttctgcaaacacaaaggaaaatatttgtaATCAGGCACGAAACTGAAGCACCGTTAACTTTCATAGTAGGGacgaaaaatactatggaagtgaatggtgccccagatctgtttggttacaaacattgctcaaaaaatcttcttttgtgttcagcagaacaaacaaatttgtaaagGTTTTTAACAATTTGTGTGTTAGTAAAAGATCAccagattttcatttttgggtgaactatccctttaagaaatgctggattgtttcaaCACATGATTTAGTCGAATATACTGTAGACAGCTTATTTTAAACCAATGGTTGGAGTTTGtccttatttttttaatgcaacaaGCATTTTGCACAGTGTAACAGTATTTGGGGTTATTTCAGGCCTTGTTGGCACCAAACGTTG
This window harbors:
- the LOC135771559 gene encoding uncharacterized protein translates to MAFLLGIILVLLLEIQGTSCLWTVSKIMAKTGGFVTIPCHYHLLYKEHPKYWCKGRNWSTCMTLRPTNQKEKQPGISFHNDPDELVMTMTMTNLRTSDSNRYWCAVKIVGLLRADIKASLDLTVTEGIPDLSVASNMVSSEKGGNITVECIYSEKLKGSEKKWCKSGDLHSCQTAQDLKSSPDAAVQINDTNDGVFRVTLTGLKKADVGWYWCMAGGLQAPVHINVTSEQSSATNTGPSTSTMIPWSSYSPTKSFTINPSTFTNVNRHNSGVTSKLPESSSDENEKISTASPKQLPTTIDSSTYPTTRNKYSSHFSGITTLLTSGSATVSNSSVSSEDHKSPFECRDLVCVIMIVCGVLLLIFILSGIWTLWSWHRKGNTGEDATEITTELLYIKANDKDDP